One Felis catus isolate Fca126 chromosome D1, F.catus_Fca126_mat1.0, whole genome shotgun sequence DNA segment encodes these proteins:
- the VPS11 gene encoding vacuolar protein sorting-associated protein 11 homolog isoform X1: MAAYLQWRRFVFFDKELVKEPLGSDGAAPAAAPASGPAASKFLCLPPGITVCDSGRGSLVFGDMEGQIWFLPRSLQLTGFQAYKLRVTHLYQLKQHNILASVGEDEEGINPLVKIWNLEKRDGGNPLCTRIFPAIPGTEPTVVSCLTVHENLNFMAIGFTDGSVTLNKGDITRDRHSKTQILHKGSYPVTGLAFRQAGKTTHLFVVTTENVQSYIVSGKDYPRVELDTHGCGLRCSALSDPSQDLQFIVAGDECVYLYQPDERGPCFAFEGHKLIAHWFRGYLVIVSRDRKVSPKSEFTSRDSQSSDKQILNIYDLCNKFIAYSAVFEDVVDVLAEWGSLYVLTRDGRVHALQEKDTQTKLEMLFKKNLFEMAINLAKSQHLDSDGLAQIFMQYGDHLYSKGNHDGAVQQYIRTIGKLEPSYVIRKFLDAQRIHNLTAYLQTLHRQSLANADHTTLLLNCYTKLKDSSKLEEFIKTKSESEVHFDVETAIKVLRQAGYYSHALYLAENHAHHEWYLKIQLEDIKNYQEALRYIGKLPFEQAESNMKRYGKILMHHIPEQTTQLLKGLCTDYQPSLEGRGDREAPGCRANSEEFIPIFANNPRELKAFLEHMSEVQPDSPQGIYDTLLELRLQNWAHEKDQQVKEKLHAEAISLLKSGRFCDVFDKALVLCQMHDFQDGVLYLYEQGKLFQQIMHYHMQHEQYRQVIAVCERHGEQEPSLWEQALSYFARKEEDCKEYVAAVLKHIESKNLMPPLLVVQTLAHNSTATLSVIRDYLVQKLQKQSQQIAQDELRVRRYREETTRIRQEIQELKASPKIFQKTKCSICNSALELPSVHFLCGHSFHQHCFESYSESDADCPTCLPENRKVMDMIRAQEQKRDLHDQFQHQLKCSNDSFSVIADYFGRGVFNKLTLLTDPPTARLTASLEAGLQRDLLMHSRRGT, from the exons ATGGCGGCCTACCTGCAGTGGCGGCGTTTCGTTTTCTTCGACAAGGAGCTGGTGAAGGAGCCGCTGGGCAGCGATGGGGCTGCTCCCGCGGCTGCACCTGCCTCAGGACCCGCTGCTTCTAAGTTCCTTTGCCTTCCTCCTGGCATCACTGTCTGCGACTCAGGCCGAGGGAGCCTCGTCTTTGGAG ATATGGAAGGCCAAATCTGGTTCTTGCCCCGCTCTCTACAGCTTACAGGCTTCCAAGCCTACAAACTACGGGTGACACACCTATATCAGCTGAAGCAGCACAATATTTTGGCATCTGTTGGTGAAGATGAAGAAGGCATCAACCCCCTG GTAAAAATCTGGAACCTGGAAAAGAGAGATGGTGGCAATCCACTCTGCACTCGCATCTTCCCTGCCATCCCAGGAACAGAGCCGACTGTTGTGTCTTGTTTGACTGTCCATGAAAATCTCAACTTTATGGCCATTG GTTTCACAGATGGCAGTGTTACATTGAACAAAGGAGACATCACACGGGACCGGCATAGCAAGACCCAGATTCTGCACAAGGGCAGCTATCCTGTTACTGGACTGGCGTTTCGCCAAGCGGGAAAGACCACTCATTTGTTTGTTGTGACAACTGAGAACGTTCAG TCCTATATAGTTTCTGGAAAGGACTACCCTCGTGTGGAGTTGGACACCCATGGTTGTGGCCTGCGCTGCTCAGCTCTAAGCGACCCTTCTCAGGACCTGCAGTTCATAGTGGCTGGAGACGAATGTGTCTACTTATACCAGCCTGATGAACGTGGGCCCTGCTTTGCCTTCGAGGGCCATAAACTCATTGCTCACTGGTTTAGAGGCTACCTTGTCATTGTCTCCCGTGACCGGAAGGTTTCTCCCAA GTCAGAGTTTACCAGTAGGGACTCCCAGAGCTCCGACAAGCAGATCCTCAACATCTACGACCTGTGCAACAAGTTCATAGCCTATAGTGCCGTCTTTGAGGACGTAGTGGACGTTCTTGCTGAGTGGGGCTCCCTGTACGTGCTGACGCGGGATGGGCGGGTCCACGCGCTGCAGGAGAAGGACACACAGACCAAACTGGAG ATGCTGTTTAAGAAGAACCTATTTGAGATGGCCATTAACCTGGCCAAGAGCCAGCACCTAGATAGTGATGGGTTGGCCCAGATCTTCATGCAGTATGGGGACCATCTCTACAGCAAGGGCAACCACGATGGGGCTGTTCAACAGTATATCCG AACCATTGGAAAGTTGGAGCCATCCTATGTGATCCGCAAGTTTCTGGATGCCCAGCGCATCCACAACCTGACCGCCTACCTACAGACCCTGCACCGGCAGTCCCTGGCCAATGCTGACCACACTACCCTGCTGCTCAACTGCTATACCAAGCTCAAGGACAGTTCGAAGCTAGAGGAGTTCATCAAG ACCAAGAGTGAGAGCGAAGTCCACTTTGATGTGGAGACAGCCATCAAGGTCCTCCGGCAGGCTGGCTACTACTCCCATGCCCTCTACTTGGCTGAGAACCATGCACATCATGAGTGGTACTTAAAGATTCAGCTAGAGGACATTAAA AATTATCAGGAAGCCCTTCGGTACATCGGCAAGCTGCCTTTTGAGCAGGCAGAGAGCAACATGAAACGCTATGGCAAGATCCTCATGCACCACATACCAGAGCAGACGACCCAGTTGCTGAAGGGACTGTGTACCGACTATCAGCCTAGCCTCGAAGGCCGAGGTGAcagggaggctccaggctgcagg GCCAACTCAGAGGAGTTCATCCCCATCTTTGCCAACAACCCTCGAGAGTTGAAAGCTTTCCTAGAACACATGAGTGAAGTACAGCCTGACTCCCCGCAGGGCATCTATGACACACTCCTTGAGCTGCGGCTACAGAACTGGGCCCATGAGAAAGATCAACAG GTCAAAGAGAAGCTTCATGCAGAGGCCATCTCCCTGCTGAAGAGCGGCCGCTTCTGCGACGTCTTTGACAAGGCCCTGGTCCTCTGCCAGATGCATGACTTCCAGGATGGGGTCCTTTACCTCTATGAGCAGGGGAAGCT GTTCCAGCAGATCATGCACTACCACATGCAGCATGAGCAGTACCGGCAGGTGATTGCTGTGTGCGAGCGCCACGGGGAGCAGGAGCCGTCCCTGTGGGAGCAGGCCCTCAGCTACTTTGCCCGCAAGGAGGAGGACTGCAAGGAGTATGTGGCGGCCGTGCTCAAGCACATCGAGAGCAAGAACCTCATGCCACCGCTTCTAG TGGTGCAGACTCTGGCCCACAACTCCACAGCCACCCTGTCTGTCATCCGGGACTACCTGGTCCAAAAACTACAGAAACAGAGCCAGCAGATTGCACAGGACGAGCTCCGGGTGCGACGGTACCGAGAGGAGACCACCCGCATCCGCCAGGAGATCCAGGAGCTCAAGGCGAG TCCGAAGATTTTCCAGAAGACCAAGTGTAGCATCTGTAACAGTGCCTTGGAGCTGCCCTCGGTCCACTTTCTCTGCGGCCACTCCTTCCACCAGCACTGCTTTGAGAGTTACTCGGAAAGTGATGCCGActgccccacctgcctccctgaAAACCGGAAGGTCATGGATATGATCCGGGCCCAGGAACAGAAACGCGATCTCCATGATCAGTTCCAGCACCAG CTCAAGTGCTCCAACGATAGCTTCTCTGTGATTGCTGACTACTTCGGCCGAGGGGTTTTCAACAAATTGACTCTGCTGACCGACCCTCCCACGGCCAGGCTGACTGCAAGCCTGGAGGCTGGGCTGCAGCGGGACTTGCTCATGCACTCCAGGAGGGGCACTTAA
- the VPS11 gene encoding vacuolar protein sorting-associated protein 11 homolog isoform X2: MAAYLQWRRFVFFDKELVKEPLGSDGAAPAAAPASGPAASKFLCLPPGITVCDSGRGSLVFGDMEGQIWFLPRSLQLTGFQAYKLRVTHLYQLKQHNILASVGEDEEGINPLVKIWNLEKRDGGNPLCTRIFPAIPGTEPTVVSCLTVHENLNFMAIGFTDGSVTLNKGDITRDRHSKTQILHKGSYPVTGLAFRQAGKTTHLFVVTTENVQSYIVSGKDYPRVELDTHGCGLRCSALSDPSQDLQFIVAGDECVYLYQPDERGPCFAFEGHKLIAHWFRGYLVIVSRDRKVSPKSEFTSRDSQSSDKQILNIYDLCNKFIAYSAVFEDVVDVLAEWGSLYVLTRDGRVHALQEKDTQTKLEMLFKKNLFEMAINLAKSQHLDSDGLAQIFMQYGDHLYSKGNHDGAVQQYIRTIGKLEPSYVIRKFLDAQRIHNLTAYLQTLHRQSLANADHTTLLLNCYTKLKDSSKLEEFIKTKSESEVHFDVETAIKVLRQAGYYSHALYLAENHAHHEWYLKIQLEDIKNYQEALRYIGKLPFEQAESNMKRYGKILMHHIPEQTTQLLKGLCTDYQPSLEGRGDREAPGCRANSEEFIPIFANNPRELKAFLEHMSEVQPDSPQGIYDTLLELRLQNWAHEKDQQVKEKLHAEAISLLKSGRFCDVFDKALVLCQMHDFQDGVLYLYEQGKLFQQIMHYHMQHEQYRQVIAVCERHGEQEPSLWEQALSYFARKEEDCKEYVAAVLKHIESKNLMPPLLATLSVIRDYLVQKLQKQSQQIAQDELRVRRYREETTRIRQEIQELKASPKIFQKTKCSICNSALELPSVHFLCGHSFHQHCFESYSESDADCPTCLPENRKVMDMIRAQEQKRDLHDQFQHQLKCSNDSFSVIADYFGRGVFNKLTLLTDPPTARLTASLEAGLQRDLLMHSRRGT; encoded by the exons ATGGCGGCCTACCTGCAGTGGCGGCGTTTCGTTTTCTTCGACAAGGAGCTGGTGAAGGAGCCGCTGGGCAGCGATGGGGCTGCTCCCGCGGCTGCACCTGCCTCAGGACCCGCTGCTTCTAAGTTCCTTTGCCTTCCTCCTGGCATCACTGTCTGCGACTCAGGCCGAGGGAGCCTCGTCTTTGGAG ATATGGAAGGCCAAATCTGGTTCTTGCCCCGCTCTCTACAGCTTACAGGCTTCCAAGCCTACAAACTACGGGTGACACACCTATATCAGCTGAAGCAGCACAATATTTTGGCATCTGTTGGTGAAGATGAAGAAGGCATCAACCCCCTG GTAAAAATCTGGAACCTGGAAAAGAGAGATGGTGGCAATCCACTCTGCACTCGCATCTTCCCTGCCATCCCAGGAACAGAGCCGACTGTTGTGTCTTGTTTGACTGTCCATGAAAATCTCAACTTTATGGCCATTG GTTTCACAGATGGCAGTGTTACATTGAACAAAGGAGACATCACACGGGACCGGCATAGCAAGACCCAGATTCTGCACAAGGGCAGCTATCCTGTTACTGGACTGGCGTTTCGCCAAGCGGGAAAGACCACTCATTTGTTTGTTGTGACAACTGAGAACGTTCAG TCCTATATAGTTTCTGGAAAGGACTACCCTCGTGTGGAGTTGGACACCCATGGTTGTGGCCTGCGCTGCTCAGCTCTAAGCGACCCTTCTCAGGACCTGCAGTTCATAGTGGCTGGAGACGAATGTGTCTACTTATACCAGCCTGATGAACGTGGGCCCTGCTTTGCCTTCGAGGGCCATAAACTCATTGCTCACTGGTTTAGAGGCTACCTTGTCATTGTCTCCCGTGACCGGAAGGTTTCTCCCAA GTCAGAGTTTACCAGTAGGGACTCCCAGAGCTCCGACAAGCAGATCCTCAACATCTACGACCTGTGCAACAAGTTCATAGCCTATAGTGCCGTCTTTGAGGACGTAGTGGACGTTCTTGCTGAGTGGGGCTCCCTGTACGTGCTGACGCGGGATGGGCGGGTCCACGCGCTGCAGGAGAAGGACACACAGACCAAACTGGAG ATGCTGTTTAAGAAGAACCTATTTGAGATGGCCATTAACCTGGCCAAGAGCCAGCACCTAGATAGTGATGGGTTGGCCCAGATCTTCATGCAGTATGGGGACCATCTCTACAGCAAGGGCAACCACGATGGGGCTGTTCAACAGTATATCCG AACCATTGGAAAGTTGGAGCCATCCTATGTGATCCGCAAGTTTCTGGATGCCCAGCGCATCCACAACCTGACCGCCTACCTACAGACCCTGCACCGGCAGTCCCTGGCCAATGCTGACCACACTACCCTGCTGCTCAACTGCTATACCAAGCTCAAGGACAGTTCGAAGCTAGAGGAGTTCATCAAG ACCAAGAGTGAGAGCGAAGTCCACTTTGATGTGGAGACAGCCATCAAGGTCCTCCGGCAGGCTGGCTACTACTCCCATGCCCTCTACTTGGCTGAGAACCATGCACATCATGAGTGGTACTTAAAGATTCAGCTAGAGGACATTAAA AATTATCAGGAAGCCCTTCGGTACATCGGCAAGCTGCCTTTTGAGCAGGCAGAGAGCAACATGAAACGCTATGGCAAGATCCTCATGCACCACATACCAGAGCAGACGACCCAGTTGCTGAAGGGACTGTGTACCGACTATCAGCCTAGCCTCGAAGGCCGAGGTGAcagggaggctccaggctgcagg GCCAACTCAGAGGAGTTCATCCCCATCTTTGCCAACAACCCTCGAGAGTTGAAAGCTTTCCTAGAACACATGAGTGAAGTACAGCCTGACTCCCCGCAGGGCATCTATGACACACTCCTTGAGCTGCGGCTACAGAACTGGGCCCATGAGAAAGATCAACAG GTCAAAGAGAAGCTTCATGCAGAGGCCATCTCCCTGCTGAAGAGCGGCCGCTTCTGCGACGTCTTTGACAAGGCCCTGGTCCTCTGCCAGATGCATGACTTCCAGGATGGGGTCCTTTACCTCTATGAGCAGGGGAAGCT GTTCCAGCAGATCATGCACTACCACATGCAGCATGAGCAGTACCGGCAGGTGATTGCTGTGTGCGAGCGCCACGGGGAGCAGGAGCCGTCCCTGTGGGAGCAGGCCCTCAGCTACTTTGCCCGCAAGGAGGAGGACTGCAAGGAGTATGTGGCGGCCGTGCTCAAGCACATCGAGAGCAAGAACCTCATGCCACCGCTTCTAG CCACCCTGTCTGTCATCCGGGACTACCTGGTCCAAAAACTACAGAAACAGAGCCAGCAGATTGCACAGGACGAGCTCCGGGTGCGACGGTACCGAGAGGAGACCACCCGCATCCGCCAGGAGATCCAGGAGCTCAAGGCGAG TCCGAAGATTTTCCAGAAGACCAAGTGTAGCATCTGTAACAGTGCCTTGGAGCTGCCCTCGGTCCACTTTCTCTGCGGCCACTCCTTCCACCAGCACTGCTTTGAGAGTTACTCGGAAAGTGATGCCGActgccccacctgcctccctgaAAACCGGAAGGTCATGGATATGATCCGGGCCCAGGAACAGAAACGCGATCTCCATGATCAGTTCCAGCACCAG CTCAAGTGCTCCAACGATAGCTTCTCTGTGATTGCTGACTACTTCGGCCGAGGGGTTTTCAACAAATTGACTCTGCTGACCGACCCTCCCACGGCCAGGCTGACTGCAAGCCTGGAGGCTGGGCTGCAGCGGGACTTGCTCATGCACTCCAGGAGGGGCACTTAA
- the VPS11 gene encoding vacuolar protein sorting-associated protein 11 homolog isoform X3 translates to MGLLPRLHLPQDPLLLSSFAFLLASLSATQAEGASSLEISFLWSCLFPPRIPEEIQLGWNLSVRGLTGFQAYKLRVTHLYQLKQHNILASVGEDEEGINPLVKIWNLEKRDGGNPLCTRIFPAIPGTEPTVVSCLTVHENLNFMAIGFTDGSVTLNKGDITRDRHSKTQILHKGSYPVTGLAFRQAGKTTHLFVVTTENVQSYIVSGKDYPRVELDTHGCGLRCSALSDPSQDLQFIVAGDECVYLYQPDERGPCFAFEGHKLIAHWFRGYLVIVSRDRKVSPKSEFTSRDSQSSDKQILNIYDLCNKFIAYSAVFEDVVDVLAEWGSLYVLTRDGRVHALQEKDTQTKLEMLFKKNLFEMAINLAKSQHLDSDGLAQIFMQYGDHLYSKGNHDGAVQQYIRTIGKLEPSYVIRKFLDAQRIHNLTAYLQTLHRQSLANADHTTLLLNCYTKLKDSSKLEEFIKTKSESEVHFDVETAIKVLRQAGYYSHALYLAENHAHHEWYLKIQLEDIKNYQEALRYIGKLPFEQAESNMKRYGKILMHHIPEQTTQLLKGLCTDYQPSLEGRGDREAPGCRANSEEFIPIFANNPRELKAFLEHMSEVQPDSPQGIYDTLLELRLQNWAHEKDQQVKEKLHAEAISLLKSGRFCDVFDKALVLCQMHDFQDGVLYLYEQGKLFQQIMHYHMQHEQYRQVIAVCERHGEQEPSLWEQALSYFARKEEDCKEYVAAVLKHIESKNLMPPLLVVQTLAHNSTATLSVIRDYLVQKLQKQSQQIAQDELRVRRYREETTRIRQEIQELKASPKIFQKTKCSICNSALELPSVHFLCGHSFHQHCFESYSESDADCPTCLPENRKVMDMIRAQEQKRDLHDQFQHQLKCSNDSFSVIADYFGRGVFNKLTLLTDPPTARLTASLEAGLQRDLLMHSRRGT, encoded by the exons ATGGGGCTGCTCCCGCGGCTGCACCTGCCTCAGGACCCGCTGCTTCTAAGTTCCTTTGCCTTCCTCCTGGCATCACTGTCTGCGACTCAGGCCGAGGGAGCCTCGTCTTTGGAGATATCCTTCCTCTGGAGCTGTCTGTTCCCTCCCCGGATCCCTGAAGAGATCCAGCTGGGATGGAATCTGTCGGTCAGAGGG CTTACAGGCTTCCAAGCCTACAAACTACGGGTGACACACCTATATCAGCTGAAGCAGCACAATATTTTGGCATCTGTTGGTGAAGATGAAGAAGGCATCAACCCCCTG GTAAAAATCTGGAACCTGGAAAAGAGAGATGGTGGCAATCCACTCTGCACTCGCATCTTCCCTGCCATCCCAGGAACAGAGCCGACTGTTGTGTCTTGTTTGACTGTCCATGAAAATCTCAACTTTATGGCCATTG GTTTCACAGATGGCAGTGTTACATTGAACAAAGGAGACATCACACGGGACCGGCATAGCAAGACCCAGATTCTGCACAAGGGCAGCTATCCTGTTACTGGACTGGCGTTTCGCCAAGCGGGAAAGACCACTCATTTGTTTGTTGTGACAACTGAGAACGTTCAG TCCTATATAGTTTCTGGAAAGGACTACCCTCGTGTGGAGTTGGACACCCATGGTTGTGGCCTGCGCTGCTCAGCTCTAAGCGACCCTTCTCAGGACCTGCAGTTCATAGTGGCTGGAGACGAATGTGTCTACTTATACCAGCCTGATGAACGTGGGCCCTGCTTTGCCTTCGAGGGCCATAAACTCATTGCTCACTGGTTTAGAGGCTACCTTGTCATTGTCTCCCGTGACCGGAAGGTTTCTCCCAA GTCAGAGTTTACCAGTAGGGACTCCCAGAGCTCCGACAAGCAGATCCTCAACATCTACGACCTGTGCAACAAGTTCATAGCCTATAGTGCCGTCTTTGAGGACGTAGTGGACGTTCTTGCTGAGTGGGGCTCCCTGTACGTGCTGACGCGGGATGGGCGGGTCCACGCGCTGCAGGAGAAGGACACACAGACCAAACTGGAG ATGCTGTTTAAGAAGAACCTATTTGAGATGGCCATTAACCTGGCCAAGAGCCAGCACCTAGATAGTGATGGGTTGGCCCAGATCTTCATGCAGTATGGGGACCATCTCTACAGCAAGGGCAACCACGATGGGGCTGTTCAACAGTATATCCG AACCATTGGAAAGTTGGAGCCATCCTATGTGATCCGCAAGTTTCTGGATGCCCAGCGCATCCACAACCTGACCGCCTACCTACAGACCCTGCACCGGCAGTCCCTGGCCAATGCTGACCACACTACCCTGCTGCTCAACTGCTATACCAAGCTCAAGGACAGTTCGAAGCTAGAGGAGTTCATCAAG ACCAAGAGTGAGAGCGAAGTCCACTTTGATGTGGAGACAGCCATCAAGGTCCTCCGGCAGGCTGGCTACTACTCCCATGCCCTCTACTTGGCTGAGAACCATGCACATCATGAGTGGTACTTAAAGATTCAGCTAGAGGACATTAAA AATTATCAGGAAGCCCTTCGGTACATCGGCAAGCTGCCTTTTGAGCAGGCAGAGAGCAACATGAAACGCTATGGCAAGATCCTCATGCACCACATACCAGAGCAGACGACCCAGTTGCTGAAGGGACTGTGTACCGACTATCAGCCTAGCCTCGAAGGCCGAGGTGAcagggaggctccaggctgcagg GCCAACTCAGAGGAGTTCATCCCCATCTTTGCCAACAACCCTCGAGAGTTGAAAGCTTTCCTAGAACACATGAGTGAAGTACAGCCTGACTCCCCGCAGGGCATCTATGACACACTCCTTGAGCTGCGGCTACAGAACTGGGCCCATGAGAAAGATCAACAG GTCAAAGAGAAGCTTCATGCAGAGGCCATCTCCCTGCTGAAGAGCGGCCGCTTCTGCGACGTCTTTGACAAGGCCCTGGTCCTCTGCCAGATGCATGACTTCCAGGATGGGGTCCTTTACCTCTATGAGCAGGGGAAGCT GTTCCAGCAGATCATGCACTACCACATGCAGCATGAGCAGTACCGGCAGGTGATTGCTGTGTGCGAGCGCCACGGGGAGCAGGAGCCGTCCCTGTGGGAGCAGGCCCTCAGCTACTTTGCCCGCAAGGAGGAGGACTGCAAGGAGTATGTGGCGGCCGTGCTCAAGCACATCGAGAGCAAGAACCTCATGCCACCGCTTCTAG TGGTGCAGACTCTGGCCCACAACTCCACAGCCACCCTGTCTGTCATCCGGGACTACCTGGTCCAAAAACTACAGAAACAGAGCCAGCAGATTGCACAGGACGAGCTCCGGGTGCGACGGTACCGAGAGGAGACCACCCGCATCCGCCAGGAGATCCAGGAGCTCAAGGCGAG TCCGAAGATTTTCCAGAAGACCAAGTGTAGCATCTGTAACAGTGCCTTGGAGCTGCCCTCGGTCCACTTTCTCTGCGGCCACTCCTTCCACCAGCACTGCTTTGAGAGTTACTCGGAAAGTGATGCCGActgccccacctgcctccctgaAAACCGGAAGGTCATGGATATGATCCGGGCCCAGGAACAGAAACGCGATCTCCATGATCAGTTCCAGCACCAG CTCAAGTGCTCCAACGATAGCTTCTCTGTGATTGCTGACTACTTCGGCCGAGGGGTTTTCAACAAATTGACTCTGCTGACCGACCCTCCCACGGCCAGGCTGACTGCAAGCCTGGAGGCTGGGCTGCAGCGGGACTTGCTCATGCACTCCAGGAGGGGCACTTAA